In Oreochromis niloticus isolate F11D_XX linkage group LG12, O_niloticus_UMD_NMBU, whole genome shotgun sequence, the DNA window aaaagattttattctcagcaTTTATGTGAATTCTTCGGTAATGACTTGGAagtatgtgtttttgtattaCACACTTTTAGGTTCAGATggtcctcctccttcttcctcgtcctcctcctccacatcATTGAGGCCTAAAAGAGCAGTGAAACACTCCACCACCTCTTCCTCTGTCATGTGTTCTCCTGGGTTTAAtatcaaaataacaaacatgTTGGATGTGCCAGTAAAAACTGACAATAAAACATGGAACATAGGATTAAGATTTATAACCAGTAAGAGGCAGACCAATTATTCTCGTTACCTCGAACCTGTAGAAGTTCTAGCAGCTCTTGTCTCTGTAGGACAGGCTGTCCTGTGCTGTCAACATTCCCAAGGGCCCAAAAAGCTCTAACCAGATCACTGCTAGAGATGCTGAAGGCCGGCCGGTGGTTGACATAAAGCTTGATAAATTCCTCCAGGTCAATGTCATTTACATATTTTCCTGTTTCGGCATACTTACTGAACTTAACTTCATTTTGCATGTCTTCTATCTGGTGAAGAAAATATGTTTAACTGTTATTAAAGGGTTGAGATTAAGTGCCGATTTTAGTTTCACTGAATTTACCTCTTGTTCAGTAGGATAGTACCCCAAAGCTCTCATGAGAGCGGAAACCTCTGACAAGGGGATTTTGCAAGACACTTGTCGTTTCTCCATCGAGTCCATGCCTTGATGATGGACTTGGCAGTAATAAAAAAAGTCCTCCATCTCCTAAAGAGAGAAAAACTCCCATTACTGATTAAAATGTCACGGTAAACAACAGTTTTAAAACTTGTACTAGGGCGAGGACTAATCTTGTTTTCTTGTATTATttagaaatacattttatgCGGCCATGTGCATTGGTCTTCAGTTGCGAGTGTCCAAAATagtttccatatttttatatttttttttatatatatatttctctgTAAATTCGTTTTGTATAGCCATGCATAAAAAATGCAGGCTCATAATTTTTTAAGAAAAGTtaaattaaataagaaaaattcATGCACATATGCCTTCCTCTCTGAGAACCAACAGAATTAAAAGCACAAATAATTCATAAATCTAAGTCcattagattaaataaactttTTGGGGGGAAGTTGGGAAATTATTGTGCAGGTCATGTacgtttaaataaataaataaataaaaagaatagcccaatgaaataaacacaatttaaaaagaaaaaattaggAGGTAAAAGCAGGAGAATAAATACATAACAATTAAACAACAGAGCTCagtgaataaaaaaagacatttatatTAAGGTGCTTAACAACCAGAgatcaaacaaataaatacatgtatTGTAGTTTTTGGTGCACAAAATACCATATTATATAATTCCATTAATGCCAGTGGACATTCCCTGGCCCCTTTATTAGTTACATTTTGATTGTCCATGTTGGACCACtttttgctttcagaactgctgAAAGTTAAAACTAAAAGTACCACAGGCCTATAGTGAAGGTCTTGTAATCTGAGGTAGTGCAAaaagtgtgtaaatgtgtttggaatttttttttttaatatcctgACAGGCGTGTTCACCTGTCACAAAAAGGAGAGTTACAGTAGAGTTATATAAAGGACTGTGGGAATTATTTCCTGTAGCATGCTTTATGGTAGCACTAAATCTGAGGGAGAATGAGCTCTGGTCCCTCTGTAGTGTGGAGCGGATGATTGAGAGCAGTTTGTTTAGTGACTTCCTGTCTCTCACTGACATGGGGGAGGAACACAAAATGGAAGAATGTTTGATGGCCGATGAGGTGTTAAGATTGGTGCTGTGTGGGGGGGGGCAACAGGGGGTCTGGTACTTTATCCTTTTCTGCTCGTTCTTGTTTCCTGAACTGAAGaccctcttttttttcattcattagGGCTTTCAGGTCAGTGGTGATGCAGGGCTTGTTGTTGGGTAAACAGCAGGCATGCTGTTTAGGATGATGGTATCCTTACAGAAATTTATATAATCCGTGATGCAATCCACGATTCTGATGATGTCATCCCCATGTGGCTCGTCCCACTCTGCATTGTCGAAGTGGGAGTACAGAGCAGAACTTCACAATCTTCGCAAGCTTCCTGAATCCACCTCATCACAGACTTCATGGCAACATGGAGTCTTTGAAGAGCAGGGACATACTGAGGTCTTAACAGGACCAGGTTGTTGTCTGATCTACCTATTAGGGGCCGGGCAGGGGCTTTGTATGCATTTCTGCTGTCTGCATATAGAAGGTCAAGAGTTTTATTGTTCCATGTTTTATAGTCCACATACTGCTGAATAGATGGCAGAGTGGAGTCCTGATCAACAAGGTTAAAATCAGCAGTGATGATGAGTGATGAAAGCCTCAGGGTATTTACACTGTAGGTCAGCAAAAGTCGCTTGTGTTACGTTACATGCCATTACCCTCAGCTATAACACAGGTAGGCTGTGGGGTtcaaacaatgctcagttggtactcaGCTGAGCATTAAACCATCACCACCAACCTGAACCACTGATACAAGACAGAATAATCCATGTTTTGATGTTTACGATATGAATGTTACAATAGAAATTAAGACTCATCAGACATCAGATATTTTTCCAATGTCCCCTGTCCATTTTTGGTGAGCTTATGTGAATTGTGGCTTcaatttcctgttcttagctgacagaagtggcacccggtgtggtcttcagctgctgtagcccatctgctccAAAGAGGTGATCTTCTTCATACGTTCGTTGCAAGAAGTAgtcatttgagttactgttgcctttctGTCAGGTCAAAGCAGTATTGATATTCTCCTCTGACTCAGGAAATCAGCAACACATTTTtccccagagaactgctgcttacTGGGTATTTCTCTCTGTGAACCATAGAattggttgtgtgggaaaatagCCGCAGAGCAGCAGTTTTTGAAACACTCAGATCAGCCCATCTGGcatcaacaaccatgccacgttcaaagttacttaaatgacctttttccccattctgatgctcagtttggcCTTCAGCAGGGTGTCTTGACcatcatcttgaccatgtctacatacaCTGCTACTATATCCGAGATgatatatttgcattaacaagcacTTGAGTAAGTGTGCCTCTAACATGTCTCAgtctaaaaaaaatctgaataacGCTATGCTTGTTTACTTAAAGCTcagcagaaaaaggaaaacttttACTCACTCTGTAGAACCTGCCATCTCGTCCTCCCTCTAAGAGACTGTAAAAAGGTACCATGTCCTTTCCCCCCAAAGCAGCTGCTGCCTCAAGCACACTATACAGGAAAGAGGACAGATTTCAGGAAACATCATTATACTGCGCTTTCATTTCAACTAATTACCAGGTTGCtatgaaaaaaaacatacttCAAGTTTATTTCCCATGAGAGGACTGTGCAGTCTGCTCCTCCTGCAGTGAAAATGAATCTGCCATCATAGGAGCAGGCAAATGCAGACACTCCTGCTGAATGGCAGATCAATGCATTCGACTTGTAGGGGTTCCCATCCAGTGGCAGAATCTGGAGACCCAACTAAAGAAAATACAAGATACTTTCATGATAGTATCACTATCAATGTGATAACAAGTTgataagagaaaagaaagacacaaaaaaCCTTTGTATTCAGTCGACTGCAGGAAAACAAGACACACCAGTTGGTGTAAGTGAAAGTCAAACATTTGTCAGTAAAATACTCCAAACACTGACCTTTTCCTCTGTGATGAACGCCAGGTAATATGAGTTTGTATCAGCTTTTTCAGACTTGGGAAGAACCACTATCTTTTTAATTGGGGAGCCATATGTTGGGCCTTGAAGggtctttctgtttttgtaaaacatgtaataGAGATGCGTGAGTATTTTGCTGTGACAGAACATCTGACTGATCTTGTCACAGTATTCTGCAGACCTGCACATCTTTGTTGTGCTGTTGAAAAGCTTCATCTTATATTGATCTGTGACGATGAGGAGAAACTGTTCTGCTGTAAGGGGAGGATACCAAGTCATGCACATTGACATGCCACTTTGCTCAATGCACTCCGAGCTTAAGATGATGAGCCGGTCCACGCTGCTGTTCTCCAGGTCGTACTCCACCTTTTATTCAGtccacacaagcacagagatttGCATGTACCATCATCGTGTCATAAAAACAGCCGCAGAAAACACTAATGTAGACAAGAGTGCTGCAACTTAGACCAAGTAGACTAACCAGTTGGCGGTCCATTCCCAGAGAGAGTAGTCTGGGTTGGGTGCTGTCCAGGTGAACCCCGAAAAGAAGATCTTTGATGGGCTTGTAGTGAGAGTGGATCCTACCCAAATGCATCCATTGAGGTGAAGAGCCTTCTTTGGTGATCAAGTGAAACACTGACACTGCTTTTCCGGCATCCTGACAGACATGCAAAGCATAAATCAtctcacaacaacaacaaaaaaaaaatgtttctgtaaCAATGACAGCTCTAACAAAACTCAATACAATATGACAAATTCCAGTCTACACAGTTTTCTCACTCACCGCAGTGGCGAGATACTTTGAGTCTGAGGAGAAGGTGATGAGTTGGATGCTGTCTTTGGTGTAATGTAAAGCTTCCTCTTGTTCACTCTCTAAGGTTCTGGCATTCAGTATGTGAACAGCTCCACTGGCAAAACCAACAGCCAGATATAATCCTGTTTAGAAATGAAATGTGACAAACAAAACTTTTACACACTGAGGATGTGGAagcacttttctttttaaacatagtCTGACCTTACCTTTAGTGTCAAATGTGACACACTGAATCTGCTTCTCTGTCTTAAAGACCTTTCTACCACTGCGTACTTTGCTGCTATAGTCCCACATTTCTAAAATGCCTCCTTGGTTGCCAATGACCACAGCTGACTGACTGGGGTGGCATGTCACTGCATGTATAGGCTCATAATCCTCGTCCAGCACAATTCGAGTGATAAGGCTCTCTGCATTCACATGCACAACTCTGTGACTGACAGTGGTCACAGTGAAGTTCCTGCAGAAAAAGACAGGTCAACTTGGCTAAAAATTTATAATCTGTATTTTCATTATGCTGTGTAAAACAGTTCAGAGTGAAGATATAGTATCGGGTTCAACATAACAAGTGTCCTGATGGCTTTGAGCCAGTAAAAAAGTGTTTGGCCTAAGTTGATTGGCCAGCACAGATCAATTCCTCTGTGAACATGAATGGATGCTCaatataattttcttttaatctctTTAAACTACCTCTGCACATAAATTAAAAGAAGAATAGTGAACTTCTtgtaagtaaagtaagtaagtaaaatgtatttatacagcacttttaAAGCCAGGACTTtattacaaagtgctttacagggAATGTAAAAGTACATcagacaaaaaaccccaaaacatatTACACAAGAACATTACCCAAATGCCTGTCTAAACAGATGAGTTataagctgttttttaaaaataagccaCAGAGTTTTGTCTGCTCCTGGCCACCACAAGTTTGTTTAACATAGCAGTACCACAAACTCATATAAGGAGAAGAAGGTAAAATAGAAGCTGTCTGTCTAACTTGTATTTTTGCTAAGCACTGACAGAAATAAATCCATCTCTCTCTAGCAACGGTACCTGCAACGTACAGGGCTGAATCTAAAAAGGGAAGCAGTGGTTGCTACAGTGCATCAAGCTTACTCTAAAGCTCACTGATGTAGatttataatttaaaatataaatctaccAATAATCTTTGCTATGTACTTGAGTATAGAAAGTAATCAGACTGGCATCGCTTTTATGGCCAGTAAAAGTCTGATCTAATGGTTCAGTGGCTCTTTAGGCTGAACACTGTAGTAGAGTAAATTTGTATACCTGGTAATTAAGGGTTTGTAATCCAGTCTGTACTCCTGCTGTCTCCTCTTCCACTCTTTGGAAAATGAAATAGAAACAATGGCATCCAGATTTAATTCAGTGTACCAAGCGAGCAGGATGAATTTGCCATTGTAAAAGCAGACGTGGCTTTCAGTATTGCAAGTTACGATGCAGCTGTGATAGCATACAGACAAAGAGAGATTAGGAACCGGTAAACGCAGGTCACAACTGACATGCAACAACAGACAATATTTCTTGCTGTGCCCACCCGTCGGTGACGGCCAGAACAGTGATTTGCTGTTGCTGGAGGTTGATTCGATTGGCCGTGTCTTTGGCTGTGATTTCTTTCACAAGCCACTCAACAACACCCCCTCCAGAGGCTATTAAGATCTTAGGCTCTTCCCAGTGAAACACAGACCGACTGACAGACATATTAGCCACACCAAAATTTTCAGAGCGGACTGAAGTAAATTCAGCAGCACCGCTGGTTCCCTTATTGAACTGTAATGGCAAAACACACCAGAACACAAATCAATATATTCAGTTACATAATGAGACAGACAGTTTAACAAGAATTTAAAATTTAGAAGAGTATCTTCACCTTCTTGAACTTCAGGTCAGTATACTGCAGACTTCCACTTTCCTGAAAAAGGACGAGTCTATCACTATCACAATAAATACATAACAGTTGTActacacttttaaaaaaaaaaactgaacagcTGAACTCACGCTGCTGTAGAATAACACATGACTTTCACTGCTGCTGAGCAGCTGAGAGCTATTCGCCGGCCTAAACATGATGTAATCCTGAAAAACAGCTCAAAACTTCAACAGCTGTTCACCTCAGTGCCGTTTCCATAAAGTAATGGTGCTATTCACATACTGAGAAAGCATATTTACCTGAAAACCATATTTAGGATTGAGCTCGGTAAACCACAGAGGCTGTTCTGATTCATTGGTCCAGTCCCAAATGCACACACGctgaaaaaatatatagtttAAGCAGATTGTCAGCTCATGAAAAGTTTGCTTTTACCTTACAGACACTTTGTTCTGCCAAATTCAAAAGTGTAATGATCTTAGCTGGTTTTTAAGCTGGGAAACAGCTCAGattggccacacacacacacacacacacacacacacacacacacacaaacacacatatatttgtttgtatgtaaGTGTTTCTAAGACCAGGAAGTGTTACTTAATATAAAATTTCCTTTTTCATGAAGAACATGTTTCATAATCTCAGCAGtaacttcttttctttttagatgTATCTAAACTGTGGGTGTCAGTGTAACTgttatatgtaaaataaaatgtgataaTAGTATAAATAACTCTGTATTTGTACTTTTGTATACATTTGCACGGTTCTGGTTAAATAACTGACTTACAccattttgattttaattagTTTGTGTGAAAAGGACAACACACAATGTGCAAAGTTATCAATTGCTCCCTCTCACCCAACATcctcagaatcagcttttttttgtataataactgtattatatttaaataagCCATACAAAATGTTACCTTCCACATCAGCAGCATTCTCTGAGCTACATGCCTCATGATTGCATAGGAGGGGGTCAAAAATTGCACTGTTTGGTTCACTTTTTCACTAAAGTTGTTTCATCATTGTAATATGTCCAAACTGTCATTTCACAGTCTATACTTACAAATGTTGAAATTTGACTATATTAGACATTTCTTTTGACCAGGAAATAACAGGGCTAGAAGATTAGTCTGGTATTAAAATTTAACTAAAAGGAGACCTTGCATGCGCTGTAACTTGTTTTGACCAgctacagtcatgtgaaaaagaaagtgcacacTTACGGCTTTAGCAGCCAGGTGATGATAGAGATATTATAAAAATATAGACAGATAAAtgtagaaatataaatatagatataatatgaaatgtaaatctaatctaataatcttTGCTGTATACTTATATACTTATCAAATgtttttgattaactgatccTCATCATGTGTGAGCACCTCTAATAACAGGagaagttttggcagttttctGGTCTGGAACTTTGAGGTTAGGTTTGTATTAATACAGTCTCAcagtcttcccaggagtggatgtcTCAGTAAATCCACCcctgctcagagaaactgcaaaaaaacccaagagccACATCGGAGACTCTAAAGTCCTCGGTTTGCATGATAAATGTTATATTtagaaaattagaaaaagactgatcAACTATTGCTGGTTTAGAAGGTCTGTCATgataaagcctcttctcttctaacaagaacatggcagcacaggttagttttgcaaagctgcatctgaacaaaccacaagacttatGGAACAAtgttctttggacagatgagacctaAGTGGAGATTTTAGATCATAATATCAAAGTTTGGTCAAAGTATTTAGTcagagtccagacctcaacttGATTAAAATGCTGTtctgggaccttaagagagtggtgaataaatgaatacccacaaacctcaatgtCAAAAGTTTTCCACAATattgtgagagactgataaagtcatacagaaaatggtTATTGCtactaaaggtggttctacaagccaCCGATTCATGGGGTGTACTTATTTTTTCACAGAAACCATCCTGCGAAACCTTCTTTTCCATATGACTGCCAATCCCACATGGTGATATGACTCTTAAAAAATGACCCAAAATGCACTGTTTCattgaaatattagaaaacaaagaatgatcaatttagatacattttactgatgctcattttttattttccatgcATATATTATGATtacagtgatttatttttaatttttattttttgccagcACAATAGCTCGGTGGAAATTTGATATTGTGACAGCCCATAGCTGCCATACTTACTTGAAATTCTTCGGTCCCAAGTGTTGCCAGATGTTTTGTGTCGCTTGAAAACGCTATTGCTATGACACCGGCGTCAGGGTGACAATCAAACAACGTGTTCACAGGAATACTGTAACATTTATCATATAGGTGGTTACCATTGAGAGCAAGGTTAATGCAGTGAAAATGCCTCAATGTGTGCAGAATGAAGAGATACCCAGAGTAGGAGTCCCATATGATCACCATGCCATTTGGTCCTCGGTCTGCTGTTGCAATCCAGCGTCTGtcttcactcacacacatagaTGAAATGGAGTGGGAGTGCCCCTGAAGACATTAACGAGAATATATAAATCTGCACACCTGTTATGAAAAGATATACACTGTGAACATTTAACATGGAAAACCAGGCTAACATGATTTCTCAGATTGTTTATTGCAACTTAAAACAATGACTTACTCTCACATTGTTCAAAAAGCTGAAGTGACTTTTACCTTAAGCATGTGCTGGGATTTTGAGGTGTGATTGTAAATAATCCCAACATGAGCCGCAGCATAGAGCAAAACCAGCTCATCCTGGTCTTGCAGAGTGAAAACGGGAAGAGCAGGGTTCATGCCACAGATGAAATCTAGTGACTGGATGAAGGACAGGTTTAGGGTATTGCCAGGAATATGTGAAGTAAAACAGACAAATACTTTAAAATTACACTCAAATATAAACACTGATTGGGACATACTTACCAGTACATGTGCTTCAGCATCAGTTGTCTTCTTTGAGAAAAGTGTGTCTCTAGTTGCAGTGTAGACTTGAGACTGCCCAGTCCTCCTCGGTATGTCAGAGTTTTCCTTCTCTTCATCCTTACCTGCTTCTCCGCTGTCCTGTTCTTGTCCCACTAATGGGTGCTTTTCAGCTTTGTAGCTTGTGGGTGGCTCCATTATGATTAACCTTACCTTTTGGTACTTTTATAAGCCTTCTCCTTATTATCCTTGCCCTAAATTAACTGTAGGCCAAATAGTAACAGTACTTtataagaaaaacaacacattaaagCTCTATTCGATATTCGAATatgtctttttaattttattcctaCCAAAATTTAAAGTTTTCGTCTGTTCTGTCTGGCTGCTACTTGGAGGGAAGCGTTTCGTTGCCTAGTTACAGAAGATCAGCGGATGAGccttttcaaattaaaagcatgATAGTCACAAAAGCACTCGAAAAGCATTAATAGTGGGGGGAAATGCTTTCCTTTCGATATGAAAACACCAGGAGGATCTTTCTGATCAtttaatatgtttatttattgtaattGTTACATTACATTATAGGATAATTACTGTCAAAAGAATAAACATTGTACTTTCTTTGGTGCTCATAGTAAACCAGCAATGTCCTAAATAAGTGTAGTATAGATATCCCAATAAAAACAATTGTCAACAAACAAAATTCAGTTGCCATTAAAAATTATGATAGTTGCTCCAGTTCTAATGGATGTATCACAGATTCtgaacaataaaaacataatgagTGGTCAAAGCAGTCATATATGCCCTTTTAGAATGGGTGTGGAAAGCTTTGTGGGTGATCTACTAACCAAGTGTTTTATACAAACACAAACCAGTTCACTTAgccctgcccccccccccccccccccgacatTTATGATTTGTGAGGTTGacagataaaataaactcaCAATGTACTGTATCATATTTCAGATATCAAATAGTGAcatattaaatatgtttttaaataaagtaattatatatttaaatattttttttgtttttaatagcatttttttttttacaattttaatTAGTTGACATATTATTTCATTAATtgattatgtatttatttaagatAAAAGCCACGACAGACAAAATTATGTCTTTATTAACTATAATAATTCGAGATCGCATTAACTaaaatgatgttttattttgaaatctacAGATGTATCTGCATATGtaaagcttttactttgaagggtcGACACGGCGTCCAAATACCTGTACTTTCACGGTTTCCTTTCCTGGTTTTTCCGGTTGCACGGCTTTAGAAGCGGCGGACTTTCTAGTTCTGTTTCGTGCTACTGGGCGTTATTAATGTTTGTTACCTGTTCGTAGCCTTTCGTTTTTTCTTACTAAATGTCTTTAACCGAGGTCTGAAAGGTTCTCCTTAACATTATGAAGCGTTTATGACCGTGAAGACTCCAGAAAGTAAAGGAGCGCTCTGATAAGATAACAGCTGAGGCTGGTAATGGTTTTATCAGCAGACAGGTGAGACTGACGGTTGTGTTTAAAACAAGGTTTTGGTGACTGATTTAATGACTGACTGGTCACTCGCTTTTAGTTCGTACTAGCATTAGCATTAGCCAGCGGTTCTTATCGCCAATCCCCCTCAGCTGACAGTCAGCCGCTCCAACTTGagatgctaacggctaacaccCAACTCTCAACCACTCGCGTATTACCGAGTGTATGAAGTTAACTTTTTTCAGACATTATGCCTTCATTTAAAGGTTTAGAAAAATTTTTTTTACCACGGGGCTATAGCTTTTTGCAATAGTACTCGATACTGCTGAAAAAGTAAGTTAACTCTCCGCGCTATAGAAATGTATAAGACGTGTTAGGATACTAGGATATTTTAGGATATTTTTCACTCACTGGACACTTTAAGTAGACCTTGCCAGTGTCGGGTTGGATCCCCTTTTGCCCTCAGATCGGCCTTAATGCTTCACGCTATGGATTCAACATTGAACCGGAACCATTACGCAGAGATTTTTGTCCATATTGAAATGACAGCATCACactgttgctgcagatttgtcagctgcacatccgtGATGTGAATCTCCCGTTCAATCAGATCCCAAAGGTGCTTTAttagattgagatctggtgactgtggagccCATTCGAGTACAGTGAACGCATTGTCGTTTTCAGTAAACCAGTTtgtgatgatttgagctttgtgaggTGTGTTGTCTGTCCCATCAGAAGATGGGAACACTGTGGTCATAGAGGGATGGAAGTGGTGAGCGACGATACTCAGTTATGCTGTGGTGTTTAAGCAATGCTTAGTTGGTACTAAGGTTCAA includes these proteins:
- the cfap251 gene encoding cilia- and flagella-associated protein 251, coding for MEPPTSYKAEKHPLVGQEQDSGEAGKDEEKENSDIPRRTGQSQVYTATRDTLFSKKTTDAEAHVLSLDFICGMNPALPVFTLQDQDELVLLYAAAHVGIIYNHTSKSQHMLKGHSHSISSMCVSEDRRWIATADRGPNGMVIIWDSYSGIPVNTLFDCHPDAGVIAIAFSSDTKHLATLGTEEFQRVCIWDWTNESEQPLWFTELNPKYGFQDYIMFRPANSSQLLSSSESHVLFYSSESGSLQYTDLKFKKFNKGTSGAAEFTSVRSENFGVANMSVSRSVFHWEEPKILIASGGGVVEWLVKEITAKDTANRINLQQQQITVLAVTDGCIVTCNTESHVCFYNGKFILLAWYTELNLDAIVSISFSKEWKRRQQEYRLDYKPLITRNFTVTTVSHRVVHVNAESLITRIVLDEDYEPIHAVTCHPSQSAVVIGNQGGILEMWDYSSKVRSGRKVFKTEKQIQCVTFDTKGLYLAVGFASGAVHILNARTLESEQEEALHYTKDSIQLITFSSDSKYLATADAGKAVSVFHLITKEGSSPQWMHLGRIHSHYKPIKDLLFGVHLDSTQPRLLSLGMDRQLVEYDLENSSVDRLIILSSECIEQSGMSMCMTWYPPLTAEQFLLIVTDQYKMKLFNSTTKMCRKTLQGPTYGSPIKKIVVLPKSEKADTNSYYLAFITEEKLGLQILPLDGNPYKSNALICHSAGVSAFACSYDGRFIFTAGGADCTVLSWEINLNVLEAAAALGGKDMVPFYSLLEGGRDGRFYREMEDFFYYCQVHHQGMDSMEKRQVSCKIPLSEVSALMRALGYYPTEQEIEDMQNEVKFSKYAETGKYVNDIDLEEFIKLYVNHRPAFSISSSDLVRAFWALGNVDSTGQPVLQRQELLELLQVRGEHMTEEEVVECFTALLGLNDVEEEDEEEGGGPSEPKSGHSEYALDSVIPSEISVETFTGQILGFTSSAEQSRAAGLPLQSDEPKMSA